A DNA window from Linepithema humile isolate Giens D197 chromosome 6, Lhum_UNIL_v1.0, whole genome shotgun sequence contains the following coding sequences:
- the LOC105678226 gene encoding unconventional myosin-IXa-like isoform X3 produces the protein MDNSASGVVQVFVGEWSPEYEALSIKATKQTSSAEIVECIIERLKLVDASVSNGYELAEVVGNSVGQECKERRLGPTECPVALMLLWPKNDTQQEYYRFYLRKKQPDYLWSDSRFPMDPQLLKDYFNRFLYQPRDKEYPDLCQLPDLNEQTLLDNLRARFLAGNIYTYVGSILIALNPFKFYPIYNPKYVKLYQNRRLGPDIPPHIFAIADAAYHCMLKEKKNQCIVISGESGSGKTESTNFLLHHLTALSQKGSHGSGVEQTILSAGPVLEAFGNAKTAHNNNSSRFGKFIQVNYKENGMVHGAVVQKYLLEKSRIVSQGRNERNYHVFYYLLAGASEQEKQLLHLESCDRYNYLNKSGCYGLENIDERHEFSRLKQSMEMVGFTAEKQRRLFAVLSAVLLLGNVEFQPRKSYHHHDEAVGVKNPEVVALISELLRVKQETLLAALTAKRARASGETLVINYRLPEAIAARDAMAKCLYGALFDWIVLQVNHALLSKKDTLRDHQGNSIGVLDIFGFEDFKTCNSFEQLCINYANEQLQHYFNQHVFQYEQREYRKQGIRWTDIGYSDNSGCLNLIEGKPNGLLCLLDDQCNFPGATNETLLQKFNTVHKENLFYEAPQRREAAFVVRHYAGSVKYQASNMREKNLDLMRPDGVVGVLKNSSLAFVRELVGADPVAVFRWAILRAFFRAHFAFQEAGRAHRHGRVDGNKTSVQNRYRTPNENLIRKNKSFRPRERGKKGLKNLQTVKTLAGRTQSYGTGPGKARKQPMTVSAQFQQSLHSLMDTLNQANPFFIRCIKSNANKVPNEFDEETVQRQLRYTGMLETVRIRQAGFNVRLTYEEFIQLYRMLLPKGLLSSQSDVRDFLLTLNLNRDNYQLGTTKVFLRESEKIKLDIELHQQIITSITTIQKWFRACLERRKFLRLKNAVVQIQSFWRMVNAQRLAQVLRTRTEAALHIQTAWRMYKQHSWYKKLKSSVIIFQAYVRGNIARKKFDELKKRKKPLPDKVQEVKETPEYKELIYDKICAKDRDSEELFTEDRSLTEYGVSPLKIESQNRVTPVRSDNAHRDNAVDISIPYSRRKLTLNKRILHDATLKNTETYHPDEIAERKSSLESLTSLRSYESQASVNSSESQDNSVSKPVPSTRTKRTDHSPVIMPNVNLMNASSRLSSVSRRTDSSSTGYSDGETEGESPSAVQSAPPVFNTSPPYVGSRDIKYHTTNVNLTHSPNSDIWRRRADYSPANYSDYFMSVPQKATVTRSPNVSHYKHVPDSVFEQNQQEMPNEASNYNVKLDASNRFAQMESLTSRQQRRRSDNSVPDERLENVPISPAKREHGLIKNVKDLSYLRRQNSEGDTRIKIVDDNVMKSTVLRGPSPKDKNSRSKEKYEPDVPVRSARRNRPSREVQCRSMGESGVETNAETRNLLLGTIKESDLNKTTNVWSRKDYPHETTSRSVTDWPMNKNEATHKGQQAGKRMRSNAITSLELRRRNSDPATKISGLNEDKIGTDTSPNDLKLAPGMNLLEWKGNNLFTLAGHRFRKVARFAKDDVCVCCHEKMDAFVTQGYKCVDCKQLYHVKCIQNGGVLKMPCLLANTPSRRKNRKPPRTPYDTAKQTVASKFSLTGTSAFSDSTDKIISDAKELALMQDFITKKIYVMEGQGEGRKPSEVDRVFKQALRKFKDDLVITYSVAIQQGVEGNIKYTDLIANFLHVMETVCKQENTREDFPVTMGVNAFRGFMNEFMTIVRTEAPEKQSKSKRKKEKKRKQEEPIRHGNHTFQLTIINIPTACEVCTSFFMWPIERGLVCQNCKLTCHKKCYTKAAADCGKDGASSEINSRKVFGVPLYKLDCGDGKVPLVVDRLITTIEMHGLYTEGIYRKSGVSSKVRELKVKMDEGDLERVDFENYQVHVLAAVLKSFFRDMPEPLLTYEYYDDFLHAANLTDPHDRISTLFAILKKLPKPNYDLMERLIVHLARVARHEVDNRMSPSALAIVFAPCILRTNRTLPAQDSLQDVGRQTRCVETIVQEKLRVVRATLADINTLESACHTATHRLSSLRSSKIFSPEELNVAAASAAGRAGGMDRDRDRGDEEEALLVDHIQEIQKEKALLTSTLPSLTRASSDDDLLLSATDLDDGSLDDLLPSADGLVRKKPVQRQTSSDNSFPTIINMDDDMVMV, from the exons ATGGACAACAGTGCGTCTGGTGTAGTGCAAGTATTTGTGGGTGAATGGAGCCCTGAATATGAGGCACTGTCTATTAAAGCCACGAAACAGACTTCATCGGCCGAGATAGTGGAATGTATTATTGAAAGACTCAAGCTGGTTGACGCTTCTGTTTCGAATGGCTATGAATTAGCAGAAGTAGTAGGAAATTCTGTTGGGCAAGAATGCAAGGAAAGGAGGCTTGGTCCTACTGAATGTCCTGTGGCACTGATGTTACTGTGGCCGAAAAATGATACTCAGCAGGAGTACTACAG ATTTTACTTACGAAAGAAGCAGCCAGATTATTTATGGTCTGACAGTAGATTTCCTATGGATCCTCAACTTCTAAAGGACTATTTTAATAGATTCCTTTATCAACCACGCGACAAGGAATATCCAGATCTGTGTCAGCTTCCAGATTTGAATGAGCAAACGCTATTGGATAATCTGAGGGCGAGGTTTCTGGCTGGCAATATATACACTTACGTTGGCAGCATACTGATCGCCCTGAAtccattcaaattttatcCTATCTACAATccgaaatatgtaaaattgtatcaaAACAGAAGATTGGGGCCAGATATACCTCCGCATATATTTGCCATAGCCGATGCAGCTTATCATTGTATGCTTAAGGAAAAGAAGAATCAGTGTATCGTTATTAGCGGGGAAAGCGGTTCTGGTAAAACGGAATCAACGAATTTCTTGTTGCATCATTTGACAGCACTCAGTCAAAAGGGTTCGCATGGTAGCGGAGTGGAGCAGACGATACTCAGTGCTGGGCCCGTTCTGGAAGCATTTGGCAATGCGAAAACGGCACACAACAATAACAGCAGTCGTTTTGGCAAATTTATCCAAGTAAATTACAAGGAAAATGGAATGGTCCACGG CGCCGTGGTTCAGAAATACCTCCTGGAGAAATCAAGGATTGTCTCTCAAGGACGAAATGAAAGGAATTATCACGTGTTTTATTACCTGTTGGCCGGCGCGAGCGAGCAAGAAAAACAACTGTTACACCTGGAGAGCTGTGATCGGTACAATTACTTAAACAAAAGCGGTTGCTACGGATTGGAGAATATTGACGAACGGCACGAATTCTCGAGATTAAAGCAATCTATGGAAATGGTGGGCTTCACAGCGGAAAAACAAAGGCGGCTCTTCGCTGTTCTGTCAGCAGTCCTTTTGCTAG GTAACGTTGAGTTTCAACCAAGAAAGTCGTATCACCATCACGACGAAGCCGTAGGCGTTAAAAATCCAGAAGTAGTAGCACTGATATCGGAACTTCTGCGAGTCAAGCAAGAAACTTTGTTGGCTGCGCTCACTGCTAAGCGTGCAAGAGCTTCTGGAGAGACTTTAGTTATTAACTACAGACTTCCCGAAGCGATTGCGGCACGTGATGCCATGGCGAAGTGTTTGTACGGAGCCCTATTTGACTGGATCGTGTTACAG GTGAACCACGCACTGCTTTCCAAAAAAGATACCCTGAGAGATCATCAAGGCAATAGTATAGGTGTATTAGATATATTTGGCTTTGAGGATTTCAAGACGTGCAACAGTTTCGAGCAACTATGCATCAATTATGCGAATGAACAGCTACAGCATTACTTTAATCAACACGTTTTCCAATACGAGCAACGAGAATATAGAAAGCAAGGAATTAGATGGACAGACATAGGATACAGTGACAACTCCGGTTGTCTCAATCTCATCGAAGGAAAACCCAACGGGCTCTTGTGTCTCCTCGACGATCAATGCAA ctTTCCTGGCGCGACAAACGAGACGTTGCTACAGAAATTTAACACTGTGCACAAAGAGAATCTATTCTACGAGGCGCCGCAGCGCCGAGAAGCGGCTTTTGTTGTACGTCATTATGCCGGCTCAGTTAAATATCAAGCTTCTAATATGAGAGAAAAGAATCTAGACTTAATGCGGCCCGACGGCGTAGTCGGGGTACTAAAAAATTCTTCCCTTGCCTTTGTGCGGGAGTTGGTCGGCGCTGACCCGGTCGCCGTATTCAGATGGGCCATATTACGGGCCTTCTTTCGCGCTCATTTTGCGTTTCAAGAAGCCGGTCGAGCGCACAGGCACGGTAGAG ttGATGGAAACAAGACATCAGTGCAAAACAGATACAGGACACCCAACGAGAATTTGATAAG gaaaaataaatcattccGGCCAAGGGAACGCGGCAAGAAAGGTCTGAAAAATCTGCAAACCGTGAAGACACTGGCTGGAAGAACCCAGAGTTACGGCACTGGGCCGGGGAAGGCCAGAAAACAACCTATGACCGTGTCTGCGCAATTTCAACAGAGTCTGCACAGTCTGATGGACACTCTGAACCAGGCTAATCCCTTCTTTATTAGGTGCATTAAGAGTAACGCCAATAAAGTACCAAATGAATTCGACGAGGAAACTGTGCAGAGGCAGCTTCGTTACACGGGAATGTTGGAAACTGTCAGGATAAGGCAGGCTGGCTTTAACGTGCGATTGACGTATGAGGAATTTATACAGCTCTATCGAATGCTATTGCCCAAGGGTCTTCTGAGCTCGCAGTCCGACGTGAGGGACTTTCTGCTGACGCTCAATCTTAACAGGGACAATTATCAGCTGGGCACCACCAAGGTCTTTCTCAGAGAGTCCGAAAAAATCAAACTGGATATCGAGCTCCATCAGCAAATCATAACGAGCATCACCACCATACAGAAATGGTTCCGCGCTTGTCTGGAGAGGAGAAAATTCCTGAGACTGAAGAACGCGGTTGTGCAAATACAGTCCTTCTGGAGAATGGTGAACGCGCAGCGACTGGCTCAAGTTCTTCGTACGAGAACCGAAGCCGCGCTGCATATACAAACTGCTTGGAGGATGTACAAGCAACACAGCTGGTACAAAAAGTTGAAATCGTCTGTGATTATCTTCCAGGCGTACGTCAGAGGCAATATCGcgagaaagaaatttgatgaattgaAAAAGCGGAAAAAACCTTTGCCGGATAAAGTTCAGGAAGTCAAGGAAACTCCGGAATACAAGGAGcttatatatgataaaatatgcgCCAAAGATCGGGACAGTGAAGA GTTGTTCACGGAAGATCGGAGTCTAACGGAATACGGCGTATCGCCTCTAAAAATAGAATCTCAAAATCGGGTCACGCCAGTAAG GAGCGATAACGCGCATCGGGACAACGCTGTGGACATAAGCATCCCGTATTCCAGACGAAAGCTCACACTCAACAAGCGAATTTTGCACGATGCGACGTTGAAGAACACAGAAACGTATCATCCCGACGAGATCGCGGAGCGCAAAAGTAGCCTCGAAAGTTTAACGAGTCTGAGGAGTTACGAATCTCAAGCTAGCGTCAATAGTTCGGAGTCGCAGGACAATTCCGTCTCGAAACCCGTCCCGAGCACAAGAACGAAGCGCACCGATCATTCGCCTGTGATCATGCCGAATGTAAACCTGATGAACGCGTCCAGCCGACTGTCCTCGGTGAGCCGGAGAACCGACAGCTCGTCGACGGGATATAGTGACGGTGAGACGGAAGGCGAGTCGCCGAGTGCCGTGCAAAGTGCACCGCCTGTTTTCAACACGAGTCCGCCGTACGTCGGTTCGCGCGACATCAAGTATCACACCACCAACGTAAACTTGACGCACAGTCCGAATTCGGACATCTGGCGTCGTAGAGCAGACTACTCGCCCGCTAATTACAGCGATTACTTTATGTCGGTACCTCAAAAAGCGACCGTCACTCGTTCGCCGAACGTTTCCCACTACAAGCATGTGCCGGATAGCGTTTTCGAACAAAATCAACAAGAGATGCCTAACGAAGCGTCGAACTATAATGTGAAACTTGACGCCAGTAATCGCTTTGCTCAGATGGAAAGTTTGACAAGCCGACAGCAACGTAGGCGTAGCGATAACAGCGTACCTGATGAACGCTTGGAGAATGTTCCGATATCGCCGGCGAAGCGAGAGCACGGACTTATCAAGAATGTGAAAGATCTCAGTTATTTACGGCGACAAAATTCAGAAGGAGATACTAGGATAAAAATCGTAGATGATAATGTTATGAAAAGCACAGTATTGAGAGGTCCGTCTCCGAAGGATAAGAATTCACGatcgaaagaaaaatacgaGCCGGACGTGCCGGTGAGGAGCGCTAGACGAAACAGGCCATCGAGGGAGGTCCAATGTCGATCAATGGGCGAAAGCGGAGTCGAGACGAACGCCGAAACGCGAAATCTGCTTCTCGGCACGATTAAGGAAAGCGATTTAAATAAGACGACGAACGTATGGTCGCGAAAAGATTATCCGCACGAAACTACTTCTCGATCCGTCACGGATTGGCCCATGAACAAGAATGAAGCTACGCATAAGGGGCAGCAGGCCGGTAAACGCATGAGATCCAACGCGATAACGAGCCTGGAGCTGCGAAGAAGAAACTCCGATCCAGCCACGAAGATCTCGGGCCTGAATGAGGATAAAATCGGAACAGATACCAGTCCAAACGATCTCAAACTTGCGCCCGGCATGAATCTTCTCGAGTGGAAGGGCAACAATTTATTCACCTTGGCCGGCCATCGTTTCCGAAAAGTGGCGAGATTCGCGAAGGACGACGTCTGCGTGTGTTGTCACGAGAAGATGGACGCGTTCGTGACGCAGGGCTACAAATGTGTCGATTGCAAGCAGCTATATCACGTGAAATGCATACAAAACGGCGGAGTATTGAAGATGCCCTGCTTATTAGCTAACACACCGAGCAGAcggaaaaatcgaaaaccaCCGCGCACGCCGTATGACACTGCGAAGCAGACGGTCGCGTCCAAGTTTAGTCTGACCGGCACTTCGGCCTTCTCCGACAGCACAGACAAGATCATTTCCGACGCTAAGGAGTTGGCACTGATGCAAGATTTTATCACCAAGAAAATTTACGTAATGGAGGGTCAGGGAGAAGGACGGAAGCCTAGCGAGGTGGACCGCGTTTTTAAGCAGGCTCTCAGGAAATTTAAAGACGATCTGGTGATCACGTATAGTGTCGCCATACAGCAAGGCGTGGAGGGCAACATCAAATACACCGATCTGATCGCCAATTTTCTTCACGTCATGGAAACCGTATGCAAGCAAGAGAATACGAGGGAGGACTTCCCCGTGACAATGGGCGTGAATGCATTCAGAGGTTTTATGAATGAATTCATGACGATTGTTAGAACCGAAGCTCCTGAAAAACAAAGCAAGAGCAAGCGGAAGAAGGAGAAGAAACGAAAGCAGGAAGAGCCCATACGACACGGCAATCACACGTTCCAGTTGACGATCATCAACATACCCACCGCTTGCGAGGTCTGCACGTCTTTCTTCATGTGGCCCATCGAGCGAGGACTGGTTTGTCAGA ATTGCAAATTGACGTGTCACAAGAAGTGCTACACGAAAGCAGCGGCGGACTGTGGCAAAGACGGTGCGTCGTCCGAAATAAACTCGCGCAAGGTGTTCGGTGTACCGCTGTACAAGCTCGATTGCGGCGATGGCAAGGTACCGCTCGTGGTGGATCGACTGATCACCACGATCGAAATGCACGGTCTTTACACCGAGGGTATATATAGGAAGAGCGGTGTTAGTTCCAAAGTGCGGGAGCTCAAGGTGAAGATGGACGAGGGCGATTTGGAGAGGGTAGATTTCGAGAACTATCAAGTGCACGTTCTAGCGGCGGTACTGAAGAGCTTCTTCAGGGACATGCCGGAGCCGCTGCTGACTTACGAATATTACGATGACTTCTTGCACGCGGCGAATTTGACAGATCCGCACGACCGAATCAGCACGCTCTTTGCCATACTAAAGAAATTACCGAAACCGAATTACGATCTGATGGAACGCTTGATCGTTCATCTGGCGCGAGTGGCGCGACACGAGGTGGATAACAGAATGTCGCCGTCAGCTCTGGCGATCGTTTTCGCGCCGTGCATCCTCAGAACGAATAGGACGCTGCCCGCGCAGGACTCTCTTCAAGACGTGGGCAGGCAGACGCGTTGCGTCGAGACAATCGTGCAAGAGAAACTAAGAGTCGTTAGAGCAACGCTAGCGGACATAAATACTCTCGAATCCGCCTGTCACACGGCGACTCATCGACTCTCCAGTTTACGATCGTCCAAGATCTTCAGTCCGGAGGAGTTAAATGTGGCCGCTGCGAGCGCTGCGGGACGGGCGGGCGGAATGGATCGTGACAGAGATCGAGGAGACGAGGAAGAGGCGCTCCTCGTCGATCACATACAAGAGATCCAAAAAGAGAAGGCCCTGTTAACGTCTACTCTGCCTAGCCTAACAAGAGCTTCCTCGGACGATGATCTACTCTTATCGGCTACGGATCTGGACGATGGCTCCCTTGACGACCTTCTTCCCTCTGCGG ACGGACTCGTAAGGAAAAAGCCCGTCCAAAGGCAAACTTCGTCAGACAATTCGTTTCCAACGATCATCAATATGGACGACGACATGGTAATGGTATGA